A genomic segment from Deltaproteobacteria bacterium encodes:
- a CDS encoding patatin-like phospholipase family protein yields MRGKTGLVLSGGGARGAYEVGVLQYIYEEFGRHARFDILSGSSVGAINAGFAAAASNDPAHEIASLVKVWSNLRLWDELHYGIGQLLRLPLLVFGRIPIIGNGMTRIALGHSLFDVRHLVEVVRTGVPWERIQDNLKEGHFESLAITATEILSGTSTTFVETSRMQLPPWTRDSRHKAEKTVITSAHALASSAIPLLFPLVGIDGRAFCDGGMRQNTPIGPTLRLGADRLLVIRLKTSKHHRPLLFPFDTEQPPPSFLIGKLFNALFLDQLDYDLDRLDRINQILEDGEETFGPDFAERLAQTAIRHRGQQWRKVHLKVIAPSDDLGAIAAEVIREPSFRKGMPLVWRFIMRYLDSGRREEADLLSYLLFDGHYCRRLMDLGYRDGKNARDDLARFFEGAEKARVIEPSAGDLTAGGT; encoded by the coding sequence GCGTCCTCCAGTACATCTACGAGGAGTTCGGCCGCCACGCCCGCTTCGACATCCTGAGCGGAAGCTCGGTAGGCGCGATCAACGCCGGGTTCGCCGCAGCGGCCTCGAACGATCCGGCGCACGAGATCGCCAGTCTCGTCAAGGTCTGGAGCAACCTGCGCCTCTGGGACGAGCTGCACTACGGCATCGGCCAGCTCCTGCGGCTCCCGCTGCTCGTCTTCGGCCGCATCCCGATCATCGGAAACGGCATGACGCGCATCGCGCTCGGCCACAGCCTGTTCGACGTGCGGCACCTGGTGGAGGTCGTGCGGACCGGCGTCCCGTGGGAGCGAATCCAGGACAACCTGAAGGAGGGGCACTTCGAGTCGCTCGCCATCACGGCCACCGAGATCCTGAGCGGCACCAGCACGACGTTCGTCGAGACCTCGCGCATGCAGCTCCCGCCCTGGACCCGCGACTCGCGCCACAAGGCCGAGAAGACCGTCATCACCAGCGCGCACGCGCTGGCCAGCTCGGCCATCCCGCTGCTGTTTCCGCTGGTGGGAATTGACGGCCGGGCGTTCTGCGACGGAGGAATGCGGCAGAACACGCCCATCGGCCCCACCCTCCGGCTCGGCGCGGACCGTCTCCTCGTCATCCGGCTGAAGACCTCCAAGCACCACAGGCCCCTGCTGTTCCCGTTCGACACGGAGCAGCCGCCGCCGTCGTTCCTCATCGGCAAGCTGTTCAACGCGCTGTTCCTGGACCAGCTCGACTACGACCTGGACCGGCTGGACCGGATCAACCAGATTCTCGAGGACGGCGAGGAGACATTCGGCCCCGACTTCGCCGAGCGGCTGGCCCAGACCGCCATCAGGCACCGGGGCCAGCAGTGGCGCAAGGTTCATTTGAAGGTGATCGCACCGTCGGACGACCTCGGCGCCATCGCCGCGGAGGTGATCCGCGAGCCTTCCTTCCGCAAGGGAATGCCGCTCGTCTGGCGGTTCATCATGCGCTACCTGGACTCCGGCCGCCGCGAGGAGGCGGACCTCCTTTCGTACCTCCTGTTCGACGGCCACTACTGCAGGCGGCTCATGGACCTGGGCTACCGGGACGGGAAAAACGCCCGCGACGACCTCGCCCGGTTCTTCGAGGGGGCCGAGAAGGCCCGCGTCATCGAACCGTCGGCCGGTGACCTCACCGCCGGAGGAACCTGA